The Candidatus Thiothrix anitrata genome includes the window GCGACAATTCCTTGCCCCTGAGATTGCGTTGCCCAATCTGATTGCTGCACACTCAAATTCAACGCCGTTGCGATTGATGCCAAATCACCATCATTTTCATAAGCCAAGGTTTGCATCTTATCTGCGGCATCGACAAATGCCTTATCCGCTTGCTCTGTACGGTAATCTTTTTCGACAGCAGCCTTAACCGTCACAAATTCCTGCGCCACCGCAGGTTTAATCTCGATAACACGAATGATTTCATAACCTGCTTCCGTTTTGACTGGCTCAGACATTTGACCGGCCGCTAGAGCTGTGACTGCTTTGGTAAACTCAGGCCCCCAATCAGCCAATACTATCGCACCTAAGGAGCCACCGTTGTCCGCTGTATTCTTGTCATCTGAATCAGTTTTCGCCACATCCTCAAAGGTACGCTTACCCGCTTGAATATCCGCATACAAAGCATCAATGCGTTGCTTGGCTTCAGCATCTTTTGCTGGATCATCCACACTGACCAAAATATGACTCACCGTGCGTTCTTCCGGCTTAGCATAACGCTCAGCGTTATCCTCAAACCATCGCTGTAACGCTGCATCATCCAGAGTTAGTTTTGCCGCCAAATCATCGCGTTTTAGCTCAAGATAAGCGATTTGAACTTTTTCTTCCGTCATGAATGCGGCCTTGTTTTGTGCGTAATAATCAGCAATCTGCTGATCGCCAACTTGCGCCTGCGTCTGAAAGTCGGTCATTTTCAGCGTAAATACTTCCAGCTCGCGCTGTTGATTACGCAAGGATTCATAACGCTCCATTTCAGTTTTTGGTATAAAAGCAGTCGCTACAGCAGCATCACGCAATTGCTGTTCAGTCAAATCAGCACGTACTTGCGCTTCAAAACTAACCGGATCACGGCGCTGCATTTTCAAAAAGTTGTCATACGTTTGCTGATCAAACTTACCATCTTTTTGAAACACTTCAATCGCAGCAATGGCATCCGCCACATTCCGGTCACTAGCACGGTAACCGCCATCACGAATTTTTTGTTGTATCAACACTTGGTTAATCACGGAATCAAGAGCGGCAGTTTTCAACGCAGTATCGTCCATTCCTGGTGGCAATTGCCCACCAAACTGCTGTTTCATCTCGCGTAGTGTATTTTGAACCTGCTCAACGCTGATTTCCTCACCATTTACTACGGCTGCCGCGAGCTTACCACCACCGCCAATATATTGCTCAATACCAAACAGTGCGAATGGAATCGTAATAAGCCCAACGATGGCGTAGGCAACCCATCCCTTGGCTTTGTCATGAATTGTTTGCAGCATGATCTTTGTTCGTTTTTTTCAAGTGTTAATGAATGATTAAATTATGCGCACGCCCCACGAGCGCAAGCACGCATCATACAGGAAGACAGGGAGAGAAGAAATGATAAAAAATTGGCGGAGCGGACGGGACTCGAACCCGCGACCCCCGGCGTGACAGGCCGGTATTCTAACCAACTGAACTACCGCTCCGCGATTTTTTGTAAAGCAATAAAAAAGGATACCGATGGCATCCTTTTAAAAAAATTGGCGGAGCGGA containing:
- a CDS encoding SurA N-terminal domain-containing protein: MLQTIHDKAKGWVAYAIVGLITIPFALFGIEQYIGGGGKLAAAVVNGEEISVEQVQNTLREMKQQFGGQLPPGMDDTALKTAALDSVINQVLIQQKIRDGGYRASDRNVADAIAAIEVFQKDGKFDQQTYDNFLKMQRRDPVSFEAQVRADLTEQQLRDAAVATAFIPKTEMERYESLRNQQRELEVFTLKMTDFQTQAQVGDQQIADYYAQNKAAFMTEEKVQIAYLELKRDDLAAKLTLDDAALQRWFEDNAERYAKPEERTVSHILVSVDDPAKDAEAKQRIDALYADIQAGKRTFEDVAKTDSDDKNTADNGGSLGAIVLADWGPEFTKAVTALAAGQMSEPVKTEAGYEIIRVIEIKPAVAQEFVTVKAAVEKDYRTEQADKAFVDAADKMQTLAYENDGDLASIATALNLSVQQSDWATQSQGQGIVADEKVRNAAFAEEVLKSGKNSEALELADGHVVVLRVINHEAAAQKPLESVQADIRSQLLAQASRQLTAQKGEAVLTKLSATQTWSVLTDEGIGDESGVEKLGLVTRTDSKLSSEIAQKAFAMNAPVEGKSSWAGIVLGTGDYVVINLKAVKTGDATAADATSNRLYGQSLGMRELSAMLESLRESAEIETHPENL